Proteins encoded in a region of the Podospora pseudopauciseta strain CBS 411.78 chromosome 6, whole genome shotgun sequence genome:
- a CDS encoding hypothetical protein (COG:S; EggNog:ENOG503P0B4), whose protein sequence is MTFVPRLLLWSSFVLSGIFDSVNARPGPRPSLLNRRAANDTGRPCGALFDIIEEDLKLQFFPVFNASDVYSCLTAVPFLKDVGLRFIEYYNTTLQFQSTLAYLESPPAEYQQPAVDVVAELGRVKQKVLDDQYIRQLDFEYDIHSIVHAIHDDHVNLYIGITAAFSFASPFDFVSASLDGKALPRIYLKDDIVKARNNGWAEEPSPVATINGVDATEFLAQFSSRNAFGYLESHADWNDMFEHPTNDIQGFYGTLGGQLLFYPGNGLDDTFNVKLEDGTEWNDNWLALLNQIHSPGPLETAGDFYNYFVLGLVPPVEVIEDSSDSGLVFDFEGEDGLKLIEIKIDTDWLEESDEAFPKPEVAQPFLTISGGGVVTGYFQDDVGILSIPTFEQFPEEAKNFSNTVQEFITKAEDRNVKKIIIDLQQNRGGSPNLAFDTFRRFFPQEPDSLPWTWAGSRRRSHPLGDLVGDTITEWWKGLDPEDDVQLFDQWDEAANEFVVATKINPLTNTTYDNWAQYSPGSASYRKDTFSKVERLNLSDDQVLYSAFSIETVEDDPYGYGGNPVTTKQAWKPEDIVILTDGLCSSTCSLFVGFMTQAGVRTIVAGGRPETGPMQAVSGSRGTRAYSNHILDWMFQFTGQLLPDNSSLPNIPIDYETRDTGLWIHHAGLNLRDEILKSDWEKDPNAEHVPRQFQYEAAHCRIFYTVRNIYNMTQLWSDVAKAAWTDPGLCVDDSTGYAKLPNQPAPVPAPTRPTAQDAQIVINTTTTRGGPGQDPDGVPIFNEGDIVAGFAVKRAGLEPCGAGDKCPSNSMCEPIKVVCANGERPKAAEAKYCLPLCKPAVDTCAHFASDVKINGALRCDLRYEAVTKSRKHDFVGLCAPREGIKPQNLCPGRPTA, encoded by the exons ATGACGTTCGTTCCCAGATTGCTCCTCTGGAGCAGCTTCGTTCTTTCAGGCATTTTTGACTCTGTCAATGCCAGGCCAGGACCCCGTCCGAGTCTACTCAATCGACGTGCGGCAAACGATACGGGCAGACCATGTGGTGCGCTCTTCGATATCATTGAGGAGGACCTCAAGCTAC AGTTCTTCCCCGTATTCAACGCCTCTGACGTCTACTCTTGTTTAACCGCCGTCCCCTTCCTCAAAGACGTTGGACTCCGCTTTATCGAGtactacaacaccaccctgCAGTTCCAAAGCACTTTGGCCTACCTCGAGTCTCCTCCTGCCGAGTATCAACAACCAGCAGTCGACGTGGTTGCCGAACTTGGGAGAGTCAAGCAGAAGGTCCTCGATGATCAGTACATCAGACAATTGGATTTCGAATACGACATCCACTCCATCGTCCACGCCATCCACGACGACCATGTCAATCTCTACATTGGCATCACCGCCGCTTTCAGCTTTGCAAGCCCCTTCGACTTCGTCTCTGCCTCTCTGGATGGGAAAGCACTACCAAGAATTTACCTGAAGGATGATATTGTGAAAGCACGGAACAACGGCTGGGCGGAAGAGCCGTCTCCAGTGGCGACCATCAATGGTGTTGATGCCACTGAATTCCTTGCGCAGTTCTCCAGCCGGAACGCGTTTGGCTATCTCGAAAGTCATGCCGATTGGAACGACATGTTTGAGCACCCCACCAACGATATCCAGGGCTTCTACGGCACTCTGGGCGGTCAACTCCTGTTCTATCCAGGCAATGGACTTGACGACACTTTTAACGTGAAGCTAGAGGATGGAACCGAATGGAACGACAACTGGCTCGCTCTCCTGAATCAAATCCACAGCCCTGGACCTCTCGAGACTGCTGGGGACTTTTACAACTATTTCGTCCTCGGCTTAGTGCCGCCAGTGGAAGTCATCGAGGACTCATCGGATTCCGGTCTCGTCTTTGACTttgaaggagaggatggcTTGAAACTTATCGAGATCAAGATCGATACGGACTGGTTAGAAGAGAGTGACGAGGCATTCCCAAAGCCCGAAGTTGCGCAGCCGTTTCTCACTATTTCTGGCGGTGGAGTAGTCACCGGCTACTTCCAGGATGACGTTGGAATTCTTTCCATCCCGACCTTCGAGCAGTTCCCCGAAGAGGCCAAGAATTTTAGCAACACAGTCCAGGAGTTCATCACCAAGGCGGAGGACAGGAACGTGAAAAAGATCATCATCGATCTCCAACAGAACCGAGGTGGATCCCCCAACCTTGCCTTCGACACATTCCGTCGTTTCTTCCCCCAGGAGCCTGATTCCCTGCCGTGGACCTGGGCTGGCAGTCGCAGACGAAGCCATCCTCTGGGTGATTTGGTGGGAGATACCATTACCGAGTGGTGGAAAGGGTTGGATCCCGAAGACGATGTGCAACTGTTTGATCAGTGGGATGAGGCAGCCAACGAGTTTGTCGTCGCCACCAAAATCAACCCTCTCACAAACACTACGTATGACAACTGGGCCCAGTACAGTCCTGGATCGGCCAGCTACCGCAAGGATACGTTCTCAAAGGTCGAGAGGCTGAACCTCTCCGACGATCAAGTTCTTTACTCGGCATTCAGCATCGAGACGGTGGAAGACGACCCGTACGGCTATGGCGGCAATCCTGTCACCACCAAGCAGGCGTGGAAGCCCGAAGACATCGTCATTCTCACTGATGGCCTCTGCTCGTCCACCTGCTCCCTCTTTGTTGGGTTTATGACCCAAGCGGGTGTACGTACCATCGTCGCTGGTGGCCGTCCCGAGACGGGTCCGATGCAAGCTGTCTCTGGAAGCCGTGGCACACGCGCTTACTCCAACCATATTCTCGACTGGATGTTCCAGTTCACCGGCCAACTCCTCCCGGACAACTCGTCACTCCCAAACATTCCCATCGACTACGAAACAAGAGACACCGGGCTCTGGATTCACCACGCCGGGCTTAACCTCCGCGACGAGATCCTCAAGTCTGACTGGGAGAAGGATCCCAACGCCGAGCACGTCCCGAGGCAGTTCCAGTACGAGGCCGCCCACTGTCGCATTTTCTACACTGTCCGCAACATCTACAACATGACACAACTGTGGAGCGATGTCGCCAAAGCTGCCTGGACAGACCCCGGTCTTTGCGTCGACGACTCGACGGGATACGCCAAATTGCCCAACCAGCCTGCTCCTGTCCCAGCTCCCACCCGGCCCACCGCTCAAGACGCCCAAATAGTCATCAACACCACGACTACCCGAGGCGGCCCCGGCCAAGACCCCGACGGTGTTCCCATCTTCAACGAAGGCGACATTGTAGCCGGCTTCGCCGTCAAAAGAGCCGGCCTCGAGCCATGCGGAGCAGGTGACAAGTGCCCAAGCAACTCCATGTGTGAGCCTATCAAGGTCGTCTGCGCCAACGGGGAGAGGCccaaggcggccgaggcaAAGTACTGCCTTCCTCTTTGCAAGCCGGCAGTGGACACCTGCGCACATTTTGCTAGTGATGTCAAGATTAACGGTGCGTTGAGGTGCGATCTGAGGTATGAGGCTGTGACCAAGAGCAGGAAGCATGATTTTGTGGGGTTGTGTGcgccgagggaggggatCAAGCCGCAG